The region CAATATAAACGCTGTTAGCTACTTCTTTACCATCTTCTGAGATAAAGCCTATAAAGGCTTCTACTGAGCCTCCTGAGAAGTCAGAAGGAACAGTAAGGTTTTGTGATAAGGTTGCTCTGGTAGCTCCTGCAGTATCATAAACTGCATATCCTTTGGTTGCATTATATACAACTAAAAGAGCCTTATCAGTCCCTTTTGCATTTCCTGAACCTGAGTTATCCGTCCAGGATAATTCAACGACTCCCGGATTAGTTGATGCTACACTTGCACCAGCAGAACCAACCAAACTACCACGACTAACTAAAGCCTTTGAATAATCAATTGTGAAGTTCGGATATGCTCCTGTAATTGCATTATTCAAATTGTACGACATGGCACTGTTAAACTGTGTCATTTTGATTGCATACAATTTGAATCCTACCCTTAGAAATTCAGTCATTGGTTGAAGAAAATTCAACACTTTTGAGAATTTGGAACGTTGGTCAAGCTGACCCTGAGTTTTTGGATTTGATACATTGGAAGGCTTGATACGCATGTAATCAATTCCTTTCCATGTTCCACCTACGATGTTTCCGACCTTGCCGGAGAAACCACCTAATACACCTTGAGAAATTTTACCCATCTTATGAGATATTTAAGTTTATAAATCTGTTATCGCTTGGACTTGACACGGACTTAATACGGTTTTGTCCTTGCACTTTCAGGGAAGATATTGCAAATAGTGGGCAATCATTGTATCTCAGGTTCTTATGCTTGTCTTTGCATCATTTTACTATGTCAGTTAGTCAATAATAGCAGAAAGGACTGAGTGAGGCTTAATTGAACGCTTAGGCATCCAAAAAGAGTAGGGGATGAAACAGACAAAAGGAAACGGAATAAATGGCTTGTGCGATGGCATTGTGGGTTTATGCCGTAGTCTTTTGGTTGATTTCAGACCCGTAGCTTAAATTTGCCTATGTGTTCAATTAATGCGGTGGGTATTTATAAGCTTATGGTTTCTTACAGATATGATCCATTTTAGTTTTAAAATGAGTACGTAAAACTATATTCACCGGATTTGAAAGTCCGTCAACATAAAT is a window of Lentimicrobium sp. L6 DNA encoding:
- a CDS encoding DUF6266 family protein, which translates into the protein MGKISQGVLGGFSGKVGNIVGGTWKGIDYMRIKPSNVSNPKTQGQLDQRSKFSKVLNFLQPMTEFLRVGFKLYAIKMTQFNSAMSYNLNNAITGAYPNFTIDYSKALVSRGSLVGSAGASVASTNPGVVELSWTDNSGSGNAKGTDKALLVVYNATKGYAVYDTAGATRATLSQNLTVPSDFSGGSVEAFIGFISEDGKEVANSVYIGSVTVA